The following are from one region of the Dehalococcoidia bacterium genome:
- a CDS encoding 4'-phosphopantetheinyl transferase superfamily protein — protein MFPVILPVAQAGHKLSGRERVSRLSRIAREALRLSAEKGGVTLGELRKDQNDVPCPFDGNYWSLAHKPKYVAAVMSKERVGIDIEEIKPRQESIFSLVASDQEWDLGKEESWYTFFRYWTAKEATLKAIGIGIGGLKACRVVSVPDENHIVLDYGGHLYRVEQLYHKNHIVSVLKDNSEVEWAIEEDFSYC, from the coding sequence TTGTTTCCAGTAATCTTGCCAGTTGCCCAAGCCGGACACAAGCTATCAGGAAGAGAAAGGGTATCCAGGCTAAGCAGAATCGCCAGGGAGGCATTAAGGCTGAGCGCGGAAAAGGGCGGAGTTACCCTTGGAGAGCTACGTAAAGACCAAAATGACGTTCCGTGCCCTTTTGATGGCAACTACTGGTCACTCGCCCATAAACCAAAGTACGTGGCAGCGGTTATGAGTAAAGAAAGGGTGGGGATCGACATAGAGGAAATAAAACCCCGGCAAGAGTCAATATTCAGCCTGGTGGCGAGCGACCAAGAATGGGACCTGGGCAAAGAAGAGTCCTGGTATACCTTCTTTCGCTACTGGACTGCGAAAGAGGCGACTTTAAAAGCTATCGGAATCGGTATCGGTGGGCTAAAGGCCTGTCGGGTGGTCTCGGTTCCCGATGAGAATCATATTGTATTGGACTATGGAGGGCACTTGTATCGAGTCGAACAACTGTATCATAAGAACCATATTGTTTCCGTCCTCAAAGACAACAGCGAAGTTGAGTGGGCAATTGAGGAGGATTTCAGCTACTGCTGA
- a CDS encoding nucleoside 2-deoxyribosyltransferase, with amino-acid sequence MEEKISYHKKSREVNASQVEEKVKEPYVMRVYLAGPDVFLPDALEIGEAKKRICAQYGFEGIYPLDAHFDVLFNLNSSVDMGHATFDLMVELMDSCDLVIANLTPFRGPSTDIGTAVEIGYMYGCGKPVFGYTNVVKDYAERVEPDGFFVESFGLFDNLMVEGPVCRSGTVVVRVNVPPDRIYTSLEGFTGCVRQAAEVLLSNQT; translated from the coding sequence ATGGAAGAGAAGATTAGTTACCATAAAAAATCCAGAGAGGTCAACGCCTCTCAAGTCGAGGAGAAGGTAAAAGAACCTTATGTTATGCGGGTTTACCTAGCTGGGCCGGATGTATTCCTCCCCGACGCCTTAGAAATCGGTGAGGCAAAGAAACGCATCTGCGCTCAGTATGGATTCGAGGGAATATACCCGCTGGATGCTCATTTTGATGTATTGTTTAATCTGAACTCTTCCGTTGACATGGGTCACGCGACCTTCGACCTAATGGTGGAACTGATGGATAGTTGCGACCTTGTGATCGCGAATCTGACTCCATTCCGAGGACCGAGCACGGATATCGGCACCGCGGTTGAAATTGGTTACATGTATGGGTGTGGCAAGCCTGTGTTCGGATACACCAATGTGGTCAAGGACTACGCTGAGCGCGTTGAGCCCGATGGCTTCTTCGTAGAGTCTTTCGGGTTGTTCGACAATTTGATGGTCGAGGGTCCTGTTTGCCGAAGCGGCACGGTCGTAGTTCGGGTGAATGTTCCACCTGATAGGATATACACATCTCTAGAAGGTTTCACTGGGTGTGTGCGACAGGCGGCTGAGGTGCTGCTAAGTAATCAGACCTGA
- a CDS encoding class I SAM-dependent methyltransferase: MDEAIDKKELRLVNTSLRGFFQRHYEFRAFKEYLRKNHIDLTNKVILDVGCGSGYSSELIMQELQPKELFAFDIMPEEVELAKQRGLSANIFVGDVTDIKLPSGKFDAVFIFDVLHHVPEWRTALKEINRVLKSGGVLLVQEPNKKGLDGIERYFKIHHSKESRFEPPEFIEGLEESGFRVVDKRKMYVGLFQSCLCIKKE; this comes from the coding sequence TTGGACGAAGCGATAGACAAAAAAGAATTAAGGCTTGTGAATACTTCATTGAGGGGATTCTTCCAAAGACATTATGAGTTTAGGGCTTTTAAGGAATACCTCAGAAAGAATCATATTGATTTAACCAATAAAGTGATATTAGATGTTGGTTGTGGTTCTGGTTATAGCTCAGAGCTAATAATGCAGGAGCTTCAACCCAAAGAGCTTTTCGCATTCGATATTATGCCAGAAGAGGTTGAACTTGCTAAGCAAAGAGGCCTATCGGCAAATATATTTGTTGGAGACGTGACGGATATTAAACTTCCTTCTGGGAAATTTGATGCTGTGTTTATATTTGATGTTCTTCATCATGTACCAGAATGGCGTACTGCTCTTAAAGAGATAAACAGAGTACTTAAATCTGGCGGTGTTCTCTTAGTTCAGGAACCAAATAAGAAGGGCTTGGATGGTATAGAGCGCTATTTCAAGATTCATCATTCCAAGGAGTCTAGATTTGAGCCACCAGAATTTATTGAGGGTTTAGAAGAATCTGGATTTCGTGTGGTTGACAAAAGAAAGATGTATGTGGGGCTTTTCCAAAGTTGTCTGTGTATAAAGAAAGAATAA
- a CDS encoding tyrosine-type recombinase/integrase: MVPKLISPSLTRKEIEPLIDKANHIRDKAIITLFTESGLRLSELTNINKGDIDWQSRVIKVLGKGGKEAYAPFGELSEEYLREWLAQYQPDGNIWGMNKWGITSMLRRLEKETGWPCNPHTFRRTFACLLRKAGVDTMTIKDPGRWESLEMVQRYTRSVTFEDSLKFYKPRLG, from the coding sequence ATGGTTCCCAAGCTGATATCGCCCAGTCTAACCAGAAAAGAAATTGAGCCGCTAATCGACAAAGCTAACCACATTAGGGACAAGGCAATAATTACCCTCTTCACCGAGTCGGGCCTGAGATTATCTGAGCTTACCAACATCAATAAAGGCGATATTGACTGGCAATCCAGGGTTATCAAGGTGCTGGGCAAAGGGGGGAAGGAAGCCTATGCTCCTTTTGGTGAGCTATCAGAAGAGTATCTTAGGGAATGGCTTGCCCAGTATCAACCCGATGGCAATATCTGGGGCATGAATAAGTGGGGTATTACCTCTATGCTGCGTAGGTTAGAAAAGGAAACAGGCTGGCCCTGCAACCCTCACACCTTCCGCAGGACATTTGCTTGCCTATTGCGCAAGGCAGGGGTAGATACTATGACCATCAAAGACCCGGGCAGATGGGAATCATTGGAGATGGTACAAAGATATACCAGGTCGGTTACATTTGAGGATAGCCTGAAGTTTTATAAGCCACGATTGGGGTGA
- the fabD gene encoding ACP S-malonyltransferase, whose amino-acid sequence MAELDTKPTPKIAYVFPGQGSQAVGMGLELLHSSHEARQVFEEADQALQFPLSRLCFEGPEQELRETIHAQPAILTVSVAYLKATSEINGSIKPDFVAGHSIGEYTALVAANVLSFVDAVCLVRERGRLMQEAGKSKPGCMAAIIGMDEVSVEEICLESGAQIANINCPGQIVVSGNSEAIACSMDLAQSRGAIGVVPLEVSGAFHTPLMQPAVEGMAQAISRINFSPPQVPIVANSTAKPVTTIDEVKEELLQQLCHCVKWQASVEYMAEVGVSTFIEVGPGIVLTKLIKRIAKKAQVLNMSDLESIQAIRF is encoded by the coding sequence GTGGCTGAACTGGATACGAAACCGACACCCAAGATCGCCTATGTCTTTCCCGGACAGGGCTCACAGGCAGTCGGCATGGGCTTGGAGCTTCTCCACAGTTCACATGAGGCGCGGCAGGTCTTCGAGGAGGCGGATCAAGCTCTCCAGTTTCCCCTGTCCCGGCTTTGTTTTGAGGGTCCCGAGCAGGAGCTGCGTGAAACCATCCATGCCCAGCCAGCAATACTGACAGTCAGCGTCGCCTATTTAAAAGCCACATCGGAGATCAACGGTAGTATAAAGCCTGACTTTGTCGCCGGACACAGCATCGGTGAGTACACCGCACTGGTAGCAGCAAACGTCCTTTCATTTGTCGATGCCGTTTGCCTGGTCAGGGAACGAGGTCGCCTGATGCAGGAAGCAGGCAAGAGCAAACCCGGATGCATGGCGGCTATTATCGGTATGGATGAGGTATCGGTGGAGGAGATATGCCTGGAGAGCGGTGCCCAGATTGCCAATATCAACTGCCCCGGGCAGATCGTGGTCAGTGGTAATAGCGAGGCAATAGCATGCTCCATGGACCTGGCCCAATCGAGAGGGGCCATCGGTGTGGTGCCTCTTGAAGTGAGCGGCGCTTTTCACACCCCCCTTATGCAGCCTGCCGTTGAAGGTATGGCACAGGCCATCTCACGAATTAACTTTTCCCCACCCCAGGTTCCCATCGTGGCTAACAGCACGGCTAAGCCGGTAACCACCATCGACGAAGTTAAAGAGGAGCTACTTCAGCAGCTATGCCACTGTGTTAAGTGGCAGGCCTCAGTGGAATACATGGCAGAAGTCGGTGTCTCCACTTTCATAGAGGTTGGCCCCGGGATAGTCCTCACCAAGCTGATTAAAAGGATCGCCAAGAAAGCGCAGGTTCTCAATATGAGCGACCTTGAATCTATCCAGGCAATACGCTTCTGA
- a CDS encoding tyrosine-type recombinase/integrase produces MRGSIRSKSKNSWQIQIYTGQGSDGKPLRHFETVRGRKSDAQRRLTELLSSLDKGAYVPTGRLTVAEHLNQWLDGYVKSNCHVRTLDGYQSIIETHLIPALGHIQLKQLHPQTIQAYYGKAIEKLSPRTVAKHHRLLSQVLKYAVRQGYLGRNPCELVDSPSWKGKAMRTLTPGEVEVLFETAEGNYYYPVIYTAVSTGLRQAELLGLRWRDIDLDMCSISVSQVLYKRRGVCELKEPKTAHSRRRVAMTPKLALFLREYRNEREAIYRELGKELTLDDLVFTSIEGKPLDPCVLTHNFTRMARRAGLEGVRFHDLRHTFASLMLLRGAKPKVISEALGHASVAFTMDTYSHIIEGMQEEAMGLLNEVLPVGVSQKNNANLTPTFDSLAITPR; encoded by the coding sequence ATGAGAGGATCAATTCGTTCTAAGAGCAAAAACAGCTGGCAGATCCAAATCTATACAGGCCAGGGGTCAGATGGTAAGCCCCTGCGCCACTTCGAGACGGTACGAGGTCGAAAGAGTGATGCGCAGCGCCGCTTAACCGAGCTGCTTTCAAGCCTCGACAAAGGGGCATATGTCCCCACGGGACGCCTTACAGTGGCAGAGCACCTTAACCAATGGCTTGACGGCTACGTTAAGTCTAACTGTCATGTGCGCACGCTTGACGGCTACCAGTCAATTATAGAGACTCACTTAATACCGGCTTTAGGCCATATTCAATTAAAGCAACTTCACCCTCAGACAATACAGGCATACTACGGCAAGGCTATCGAAAAGCTATCGCCCAGGACTGTAGCGAAGCATCACCGGCTATTAAGCCAGGTCCTGAAGTATGCCGTCAGACAGGGTTATCTGGGCCGTAACCCTTGCGAACTTGTGGACTCACCATCTTGGAAAGGTAAGGCCATGCGCACGCTAACACCCGGTGAAGTCGAAGTCCTTTTCGAGACGGCAGAGGGTAATTACTATTATCCGGTGATCTATACCGCCGTGAGCACGGGGCTCCGCCAGGCTGAACTGTTGGGCTTGAGATGGAGAGACATTGATCTCGACATGTGTTCAATATCGGTTAGCCAGGTGCTATATAAGAGGCGGGGCGTATGTGAGTTAAAAGAGCCTAAGACAGCTCACAGCCGGCGACGTGTAGCCATGACACCCAAACTAGCCCTATTCCTAAGAGAATATCGAAACGAGAGGGAAGCGATCTACCGTGAACTAGGAAAAGAACTTACTCTAGATGACCTTGTTTTCACCAGTATTGAGGGGAAGCCGTTAGATCCGTGTGTGCTAACACACAACTTTACCAGAATGGCCAGACGAGCAGGCCTGGAAGGGGTAAGATTCCATGATCTCCGGCATACTTTCGCCAGCCTCATGCTACTGCGTGGGGCCAAGCCCAAAGTTATCAGTGAAGCCCTGGGACATGCCAGTGTAGCCTTTACAATGGATACCTATAGCCATATAATTGAGGGTATGCAAGAGGAGGCGATGGGCCTACTGAACGAGGTGTTGCCCGTTGGGGTGTCTCAAAAAAATAACGCCAATTTAACGCCAACTTTTGATAGTCTAGCTATAACGCCGAGGTAG
- a CDS encoding DUF3795 domain-containing protein has translation MTSPERKNPEKLAPPCGLYCGACSILAAIRKNDPQLLELIAGGVAKYLGHPVEVKDLTCDGCLSDVRAIMCRECNLRACAFEKGLTHCAQCDDFPCQQIIDFNNDGFRHHSEVLDNIGRQREIGLDAWVKEQEERWRCPGCGCVVDWYAGKCPNCDATLKGHF, from the coding sequence GTGACCAGCCCAGAACGGAAAAATCCTGAGAAACTCGCCCCGCCCTGCGGTCTCTACTGCGGTGCCTGCTCGATCCTTGCTGCTATTAGGAAGAACGATCCTCAACTCCTGGAACTGATCGCCGGGGGGGTCGCCAAATATCTAGGGCATCCGGTAGAGGTAAAGGATCTTACCTGTGATGGTTGTCTCTCAGACGTAAGAGCTATCATGTGCCGCGAATGTAACCTGCGGGCATGCGCCTTCGAGAAAGGGTTGACCCACTGCGCGCAGTGCGATGATTTTCCCTGTCAGCAGATCATCGATTTTAATAACGATGGCTTCCGGCACCACAGTGAGGTTCTGGACAACATCGGGCGCCAGCGGGAGATCGGTCTTGATGCCTGGGTTAAGGAGCAGGAGGAGAGGTGGCGCTGCCCCGGATGTGGCTGCGTTGTCGACTGGTATGCTGGTAAGTGCCCCAACTGCGATGCTACCCTGAAGGGGCACTTCTAG
- a CDS encoding GNAT family N-acetyltransferase has translation MDINIRPARPEDAKLIAWCMLMAGRSHMEIGIWDLIISQPEDRCLHFLEMLTLQEPRHMCYYTEFLVAEVDGHPAAALEGFDPVKNGEATVAMPMAAVIEKMGLTEQDMAPGQRNLAAFMTCHPDFADGAWIIEHVATLPEYRRMEAVSKLLEAILDKGRDQGFRLAQVGFYIGNTPAERAYKKAGFKYADEKRHPDFEALIGCPGMVRLLRDL, from the coding sequence ATGGACATAAATATACGACCAGCCCGCCCTGAAGATGCGAAGTTGATCGCGTGGTGCATGCTCATGGCAGGCAGGTCACACATGGAGATAGGCATTTGGGATCTTATCATATCTCAGCCGGAGGACAGGTGTCTGCACTTCCTCGAGATGTTGACCTTACAGGAGCCACGGCATATGTGCTATTATACGGAATTTCTTGTGGCAGAAGTTGATGGCCACCCGGCAGCTGCACTTGAAGGCTTCGATCCTGTTAAAAACGGGGAAGCGACTGTCGCTATGCCCATGGCAGCGGTCATCGAGAAGATGGGATTGACAGAGCAAGATATGGCCCCCGGCCAGCGGAACCTCGCGGCGTTTATGACCTGCCATCCCGACTTCGCAGATGGTGCTTGGATTATCGAACACGTGGCGACCCTCCCGGAGTACCGCCGCATGGAGGCTGTCAGCAAGCTACTCGAGGCGATCCTAGACAAGGGGCGCGATCAGGGCTTTCGCCTGGCACAGGTAGGCTTCTATATCGGCAACACGCCGGCGGAGCGCGCTTACAAGAAAGCGGGCTTCAAGTATGCTGATGAAAAACGGCACCCTGATTTTGAGGCTTTGATAGGGTGCCCGGGCATGGTCCGCTTGCTGCGCGATCTTTGA
- the fabG gene encoding 3-oxoacyl-ACP reductase FabG, producing MYDFKGQTAIVTGGTRGIGKSIVESFLRAGARVIIASNEAATEQFKQDNKEFAENIDVQIIDVSKYEEVEKFFEYMDKKYEGFEVLVNNAGIRKDAVLAMMKQSEWHDVLNVNLSGIFYMCKFAVMSLMRKRYGRIISITSPSGKYGFEGQANYAASKAGLVALTKSLSKEVARRGITVNCVSPGFIATELIQDLPDELRDSYVAQVPLKRFGKTEEVAACVLFLASKEASYVNGSVLEVTGGL from the coding sequence ATGTACGATTTCAAGGGACAGACCGCTATTGTAACCGGAGGAACAAGGGGGATAGGCAAAAGCATCGTCGAGAGTTTCCTGAGAGCTGGTGCTCGGGTTATCATTGCCTCAAACGAAGCTGCTACGGAACAATTCAAGCAAGACAACAAGGAGTTCGCTGAGAATATTGATGTCCAAATAATTGACGTGTCTAAATATGAAGAGGTTGAAAAGTTTTTCGAATATATGGATAAAAAATATGAAGGCTTCGAGGTGCTGGTAAATAATGCAGGTATTCGGAAGGATGCTGTACTGGCCATGATGAAGCAATCGGAGTGGCATGATGTGCTGAATGTCAATCTCAGCGGAATCTTTTACATGTGTAAGTTTGCGGTGATGAGCCTAATGCGCAAACGATATGGACGGATTATCAGTATAACCTCACCTTCCGGCAAATATGGATTTGAAGGTCAGGCAAACTATGCCGCCTCAAAGGCAGGCCTGGTTGCGCTGACCAAATCACTGTCGAAGGAGGTCGCCCGCAGGGGCATTACAGTCAATTGCGTCTCTCCGGGATTTATCGCAACCGAGTTAATTCAAGACCTTCCTGATGAATTACGCGATTCTTATGTAGCCCAGGTGCCTTTAAAGAGATTCGGGAAGACCGAGGAGGTCGCTGCCTGTGTTCTTTTCCTGGCGTCTAAGGAAGCGTCTTATGTCAACGGTTCTGTACTAGAAGTAACGGGAGGTTTGTAA
- a CDS encoding SDR family oxidoreductase, whose protein sequence is MDFLDISGKTFLVFGVANKKSVAFFVSQVLSEAGAKVIHSVQSAAHEESVSKLFPGAEVYICDVEREDEITKLAKEVSKKYPKIHGIVHAIAFANYEEGLKPFHQTRKKDFLQSIDISCFSLISIANAFKDLLDEKASIVTISISATKIAAEPYGWMAPVKAALDSTLCFLAKSFSSFSQVRFNSVKAGLLKTSSSAGIPGYLDYYLYAEQLSLRKKAIETKEVANAVVFLLSDRSSGINAQSIIVDCGMSTNYFDKDLIDKAIRD, encoded by the coding sequence ATGGACTTCTTGGACATCTCAGGTAAAACCTTCCTAGTTTTCGGTGTGGCCAATAAAAAGAGCGTGGCCTTCTTCGTTAGCCAGGTTCTCTCTGAGGCAGGGGCGAAGGTCATCCATTCAGTTCAGTCTGCGGCACACGAAGAAAGCGTTTCCAAGCTCTTCCCGGGCGCAGAAGTTTACATATGTGATGTCGAGCGGGAAGACGAAATCACGAAACTAGCTAAAGAGGTCTCCAAGAAGTATCCCAAGATTCATGGCATCGTTCATGCCATTGCTTTTGCCAACTACGAAGAGGGACTCAAGCCATTTCACCAAACAAGGAAGAAAGACTTCCTGCAATCCATCGACATATCCTGTTTCTCGTTGATCAGTATTGCCAACGCATTTAAAGACCTCCTGGATGAAAAGGCATCCATAGTCACCATATCGATCTCAGCCACCAAAATAGCAGCCGAACCCTATGGCTGGATGGCGCCTGTAAAGGCTGCCCTGGACTCTACCTTGTGCTTTCTGGCCAAATCCTTCAGCTCGTTTTCCCAAGTCAGGTTCAACTCAGTCAAGGCCGGCTTATTGAAAACCTCTTCATCCGCAGGGATACCAGGATACCTTGACTATTACCTTTACGCCGAACAATTGAGTCTACGCAAGAAAGCTATCGAGACCAAAGAAGTTGCCAATGCGGTGGTATTCCTACTGAGCGATCGATCCAGCGGCATAAATGCCCAGAGCATAATCGTGGACTGCGGAATGTCGACCAACTACTTCGACAAAGATCTTATTGATAAGGCGATTAGGGATTGA
- the fabZ gene encoding 3-hydroxyacyl-ACP dehydratase FabZ: MEEILKAIPHRPPFLFVDKITELTENKIKATREMSSDESFFQGHFPGNPIMPGVLICESIFQAAGILLSNILGGVGGGTPVLTRISNAKFKNIVRPGDLLELQAEVVETVSNASFMKGSASVAGKTAVTVEFAVSLVKAEI; this comes from the coding sequence ATGGAAGAGATACTAAAGGCCATACCCCACCGCCCACCGTTTCTGTTCGTCGACAAGATCACAGAGTTAACGGAGAACAAGATCAAGGCGACCAGGGAAATGAGCTCGGACGAGTCGTTTTTCCAGGGGCACTTCCCTGGGAATCCGATCATGCCCGGGGTACTCATCTGTGAATCCATCTTCCAAGCCGCTGGGATTCTACTATCAAACATCCTAGGCGGTGTTGGCGGCGGCACCCCCGTGCTGACCCGTATCAGCAACGCAAAATTCAAGAACATCGTCAGGCCGGGCGATCTGCTGGAGCTACAAGCGGAGGTCGTGGAGACAGTGAGCAACGCCTCCTTCATGAAAGGCAGTGCATCGGTTGCCGGGAAGACGGCCGTAACGGTGGAGTTTGCGGTTAGCCTAGTTAAAGCCGAAATCTAA
- a CDS encoding molybdopterin-dependent oxidoreductase translates to MTIETKRIVCGFCASHCRYKVRVEDGRFLGADLQKRTDSPTAERWRKIVAACPRALAAPEFLYHPDRLNYPLKRAGKRGEGKWQQIGWEQALDEIAEKLAEIKDNCGPEALAIATSGEQNSADEYRVRFQSLFGTPNLLGPPSCGAGMTLSHLLTGWMVYLPYIHPETRCVMLLGANPQAAAPQLWNGIRALQKLGLKLIVVDPRGTEPAVEAALWLQPRPGTDAALLLGMINTIISEGLHDKDFVDRWCYGFEKLVERVRDYPLQRVAGITGVPLEKIGEAARMYATNKPGLIFHVNGLEEQANATQALHSRYILAAITGNIDIPGSDALLEPHPRVRLVADVEMLDKMSGEQKSKMIGGERFKLYSWPVFERLREIVEKTRERSLSSFWISGYAHAPSVFRAMIDGKPYPVKAMVTIAKNPLLTFPNAKLIYQALMKLELHVAMDVFMTSTCRIADYVLPAACGLEKPIIHGGDYFLHLQAGEAAVAPLYERKPEYYLWRELGIRLGQEEYWPWMTLEEAYDYRLEPMGVTFREFMDSKGYDNPTLRYRKYEERGFGTPTGKLELYSTILEEMGYDPLPSYTEPPRSPVSDRKLAREFPLTLLSGGRNRRYYHSQGRQLESIRKRSPEPIAQINPEAGIQWDIKDGDWMWIETPVGRAKFRCKYFRGLEPGVVQAEHGWWLPEDPSPDSLWRSNINAVLDDDPDLCDPVSGNFVLRGQLCRVYKAEG, encoded by the coding sequence ATGACCATAGAAACTAAACGGATAGTATGCGGCTTTTGTGCCAGTCACTGCCGCTATAAAGTCAGGGTCGAGGACGGCCGATTTCTGGGCGCTGACCTGCAGAAGAGGACAGATTCGCCTACCGCCGAGCGGTGGAGGAAGATAGTTGCAGCCTGCCCCCGCGCGCTCGCTGCTCCCGAATTTCTTTATCACCCCGACAGGCTCAACTACCCGCTGAAGCGGGCTGGCAAGCGTGGAGAAGGCAAGTGGCAACAGATTGGCTGGGAGCAGGCACTGGATGAAATAGCAGAAAAATTGGCAGAGATAAAAGATAATTGCGGCCCTGAGGCGCTTGCTATTGCTACCAGCGGCGAGCAGAACTCCGCAGATGAATACCGGGTGCGTTTCCAGTCCCTTTTTGGCACACCGAACCTGCTCGGCCCGCCCAGTTGTGGTGCCGGCATGACGCTGAGCCACCTCCTCACCGGGTGGATGGTCTACCTGCCCTATATCCACCCGGAAACCCGCTGCGTTATGCTGCTGGGGGCAAATCCCCAAGCGGCAGCCCCGCAATTGTGGAACGGCATCCGTGCGTTACAGAAACTCGGGCTCAAGCTAATCGTGGTGGACCCCAGGGGTACGGAGCCCGCGGTAGAAGCTGCTCTGTGGCTGCAGCCCCGGCCGGGCACCGATGCTGCCCTGCTGCTGGGCATGATAAACACGATTATAAGCGAGGGGCTTCACGATAAGGATTTTGTGGACAGGTGGTGCTATGGATTCGAAAAGCTTGTGGAACGGGTGAGGGATTACCCGCTCCAGAGGGTTGCAGGTATCACCGGGGTGCCATTAGAGAAGATCGGGGAAGCTGCCCGGATGTATGCCACCAACAAACCAGGCTTAATCTTCCACGTTAATGGGTTGGAGGAGCAAGCTAATGCGACTCAAGCCCTACACAGCAGGTACATCCTGGCGGCGATAACCGGAAACATAGACATACCGGGTAGCGATGCGTTGCTGGAGCCCCATCCCCGCGTCAGGCTGGTGGCCGATGTGGAAATGCTGGATAAGATGAGCGGTGAGCAGAAGAGCAAGATGATCGGTGGGGAAAGGTTTAAACTCTACTCCTGGCCTGTCTTCGAGAGGCTCAGGGAGATTGTGGAGAAAACCAGAGAGCGATCGCTATCAAGCTTCTGGATCTCAGGCTACGCTCATGCCCCTTCGGTGTTTCGCGCCATGATCGACGGGAAACCCTATCCGGTCAAGGCGATGGTAACGATAGCCAAGAACCCGCTCCTCACCTTTCCCAACGCAAAGCTGATCTATCAAGCGCTAATGAAGCTAGAGCTTCATGTGGCTATGGATGTGTTCATGACGTCCACCTGTCGCATTGCCGACTATGTGCTCCCTGCGGCCTGCGGTTTGGAGAAACCCATAATCCATGGGGGCGATTACTTCCTCCACCTGCAGGCGGGTGAAGCCGCTGTCGCACCGCTTTATGAGCGAAAGCCGGAGTACTATCTATGGCGTGAGCTGGGGATAAGGTTGGGGCAGGAGGAATACTGGCCGTGGATGACCCTGGAAGAGGCCTATGACTATCGCCTTGAACCAATGGGTGTTACCTTCAGGGAGTTCATGGATAGCAAGGGCTACGATAACCCCACGCTTCGATACAGGAAATACGAAGAGAGGGGTTTCGGCACGCCTACAGGCAAGCTCGAGCTATACTCCACCATCCTTGAGGAGATGGGGTATGACCCACTGCCCAGCTACACCGAGCCGCCGCGGAGCCCGGTAAGCGACCGGAAGCTGGCAAGGGAGTTCCCCCTAACTCTACTCTCAGGTGGCCGGAACCGCCGCTATTACCATTCACAGGGTCGCCAGCTTGAGTCCATTCGAAAACGGTCTCCAGAGCCGATAGCCCAGATTAACCCGGAAGCAGGTATCCAGTGGGATATTAAAGATGGCGACTGGATGTGGATCGAGACGCCGGTGGGAAGGGCCAAATTCAGATGTAAGTATTTCAGGGGGCTCGAACCTGGTGTAGTACAGGCAGAGCATGGCTGGTGGCTCCCTGAAGACCCTTCCCCCGATAGCCTGTGGCGATCGAACATAAACGCGGTGCTGGACGATGATCCCGACCTCTGTGACCCGGTAAGCGGAAACTTTGTGCTCAGGGGACAGCTGTGCAGGGTGTACAAGGCTGAGGGTTAG